Below is a window of Desulfovermiculus halophilus DSM 18834 DNA.
AATGGAGGACTGTCCAACAGCGATATTGGCAAACGGGCCTGCGTGCACCATGCAGGGCTGGTATTCGGCTGTGCACATCAATGTCGGATTGATAGTCTGCCGCATCCAGGCGGTCATGGCCCCGCCCACTTTCAGATCGCCTGTTGTCACCGGCTTTCCGTTCTTGTCAAAGGCCACGGTGATTTCATTCAGCCGCTGCCTCAAATCGGCCAGATCCCTGGCAATGGACAGGATAGCCATGCATTCGGAACTCACCGCGATGTTGAATCCGGACTCCATGGTGAACCCATCCATGCGCCCGCCCAGGCCGATGACCATCTTGCGCAGGGACTGGGCGCAAAAATCCATGATCCAGTTCATTTCCACCCGTTTGGGATCGATGTTCAGGGCCGGGATGCCGGAAAGCTGTTCAATTTTTTCCGGGCTGTAGTTCCGTTCATGCTGCATGCGGGCAGTCAAGGCGACCATAGCCATATTGTGAGCATTCATGATGTCGTTGATGTCGCCGGTCAGTCCCAGGGAAAACTCGGTCATGGGAATGAGAATGGCATTACCGCCCCCAGCGGCCGAGCCCTTGATGTTCATGGTCGGGCCGCCTGAAGGCTGGCGAAGGGCTCCGCCGACATTTTTGCCCCGTTTGCCCAGGCCCTCCATAAGGCCGACTGAGGTCGTGCTTTTGCCCTCACCTAAGGGAGTTGGCGTGATGGCTGTTACTTCGATGTATTTCCCGTCCGGCTTGTCTTTCATCCGATTCATGATGTTCAGGAAGTCAAGCTTGGACAGGCGTCCCATGATGTTCATTTCATCTTTTTCCAGTCCCAGCTTGTCCCGCCATTCCTCGGGCGTCGGCATGTTTTCTTCCGCTGCCTCAGAGATCTGCCAGTCCTTCATTTTACTTGCATCATAAGCCATCTCGTCTCACTCCTTTGTTCGTGATTGGACGGAAAAGGGAATGTCTTCCCCGGTATATATGCTCACAATATTGATTGGCCACCTAGTTCGACCAGGACCTGAGTGTATCTGAGACAAGCTTGCGGCCTGCGGGTCGGAAACCGAATAGACAATTGCAAAAGTTTGAATTCATGTCAATATACAACCCGGAAAAGTGTTTTTTCCTGCCTCGATCCCAGTTCATCCCTGATGTCGGTTAACAAGAAATATCTGTTAGAATTTTGGAGCAATATGTACAAAAATAAAATATTGGCTGTGGAGAAACAGCGAACAGATGTCGATAATCAGCCCCAAAAAGGTCTCTCCCCCGCAAGCGCACTGAATTTTTTAGCTTCGGCTCAAAGAACCGGCAGTACGGGGCTTAAAAAAATAATAAATATATATCAATAAATTATGTATGAGGTATATTCAATTGCTCTCCGGAGATATTACCCCATATCCTTGATTGCCAAAACAAGACCCGCCGATTAGTCTGCCGAACCTATGAACACGACGTGGCACCAGATTCAAGCAGACCTGCAAAAATCACTCAAACCCGGAATTTTTCAGGTGTGGATTAAGCCCTTGCAGGCTGAGATCCAGGAAAAGACCATCTACCTGACGGCTCCCAATGAGTTCGTTGCCTCCTGGGTCAGAGACCGGCTGCGGGACACGATTGTCCAAGCTGCGGCGTCCACTCTGGGATATATCCCGGATATCGCCATTGCGGGCCAAAAATCTGCTGCCCCGGGCAGCCCAAAGCTCCTGCAACCGACATCGCATCAGCAGCAGGGGCGTCTGCCCGGAAGCGCGTCCAGGCCATCGCCGTCGCCATATAACTGGCGATATAAATTCGACAATTTCGTGGTCGGATCTTGCAACCAACTGGCCTATGCAGCGTGTTCAGGCCTGTGTACCGACACCTTTCCAGCCGGCAGTGTCTTTCTCTGCTCTTCCCCGGGTCTGGGCAAGACCCACTTGCTTCATTCCATAGGGTATCATCTCTGCCAGCATAAAAAGCGACATGAGACCAAGGTCTGCTACCTCCCGGCCGAACACTTCGCCAATCAAATGGTCAAAGCCATCAAGCAGCGGGATGTGGAGACCTTCAAGG
It encodes the following:
- a CDS encoding formate--tetrahydrofolate ligase; the protein is MAYDASKMKDWQISEAAEENMPTPEEWRDKLGLEKDEMNIMGRLSKLDFLNIMNRMKDKPDGKYIEVTAITPTPLGEGKSTTSVGLMEGLGKRGKNVGGALRQPSGGPTMNIKGSAAGGGNAILIPMTEFSLGLTGDINDIMNAHNMAMVALTARMQHERNYSPEKIEQLSGIPALNIDPKRVEMNWIMDFCAQSLRKMVIGLGGRMDGFTMESGFNIAVSSECMAILSIARDLADLRQRLNEITVAFDKNGKPVTTGDLKVGGAMTAWMRQTINPTLMCTAEYQPCMVHAGPFANIAVGQSSIIADRIGLKMFDYHVTESGFAADIGFEKFWNVKCRNSGLKPHVSVLTATIRALKMHGGGPKVTPGLALPEEYTKQNLELLDKGMENMIHLIKVIRKSGINPVVCVNVFPTDTEEEINLVKKRAEEAGARCAKSTHFMDGGDGALELADAVIEACEEENSFEFLYSLDKSLRERVEIITKEVYGGDGVDWLPEAEKKLKVIESDPKYKDYATMMAKTHLSLSHEPTWKGVPKGWRLPVRDVFIYSGSKFLVPVAGTIPFMPGTSSNPAYTKVDVDPETGKVSGLF